The nucleotide window GATTTTTGTGATGAAAAATAAAGAGGAAGTGTTATTAGATGGAGAATTGAAAAAAGTAGCTTTAAGCACATTTTTATTTGCCATCCTTTTTGGATTAGGACAAGTTTTGTAAATTTAAGCAAAAACGAGTTTATGAAAACATTTTTTAAATTAATAGTCTTATTTATTTTTATTGTTGGTTGTAAGGATAACGAAAAAATAAGCTATGGTTATTCGGAAATTGCTTTTGATGAAGATTATTCTGTACAAGGAAATCTTTTAAAAGAAGAAAAAAATCATTCTGAAACTCCTTCAAAGGAGCGGAAATTAATTAAAAATGGTTCTATTGAATTTGAAGTAGTTTATTTGAAAAAAACTAGAGCTAAAATTCTTCAAGCTGTTAAAAAGTATAACGGATATGTTTCAACGGATAATGAATATAATTCATCTGATAGAAAAAGTACAGTAATAAATATAAGGGTTCCAGCCAGTAATTTTGATATTTTACTAAAAGATATTTCTGAAGGAATTGAGAGTTTTGATCAAAAAAATATTAGAATTAAAGATGTTACAGAACAATTTTTAGATGTAGAAGCTCGATTAAAAAACAAAAAAGAGTTAGAGAAAAGATATTTAGAAATTCTTAAAAAGGCTAAAAGCGTAAAAGAAATTTTAGAAGTAGAAAAAGAAATAGGTAAATTAAGAGAAGATATTGAAGTTGCTGAAGGAAAACTAAAATATTTACAAAACCAAGTATCATTCTCTACATTAAATATCACTTTTTATAAAACAATTTCTAGTCAAACTAATTTTGGTAAAAATATTTCTGAAGCTTTTAAAAATGGTTTTAAAAATTTAAAAACATTTTTAATTTTTATAATTAATATTTGGCCATTCATATTATTAATATCTCTAGTTTTTTATTTGTTTAAAAGATGGAGAAATAAAAGAAAAAAATAAAAAAATGAATATTACTTTTTACGGACATGCTTGTTTTGGTATAGAAATAAATGGAACCAATTTACTTGTTGATCCATTCATAACAGGAAACTCTCAAGCAACTCATATAGATATTGAAACAATAAAAGCTGATTATATTTTACTAACACACGCACATCAAGATCATGTATTAGATGTTGAGTTGATAGCTGAAAAAACGGATGCTACTATTGTTTCTAATTATGAAATAGTAATGTATTATAATGCAAAGAATTTAAAAGGGCATCCTGTAAACCATGGAGGTACATTTAAAACTGATAAATTTTCTGCTAAATATGTAAATGCAATACATACTTCATCTTTTGCTGATGGAACTTATGGAGGTCAACCAGGAGGTTTTGTAATTAGTTCAGGGAATAAATCTTTATACATTGCAGGAGACACAGCAGTAACAATGGATATGAAATTAATACCGATGACTACAAAATTAACAGCTTCTATTTTTCCAATAGGTGATAATTTTACAATGGGAGTTGAAGATGCAATTATAGCATGTGATTTAGTAGAATGTAATAAAGTTATTGGATGTCATTTTAATACATTTCCTCCAATAGAAATAAATACAGAAGATGCTAAAAAACAATTTTCAATTAAAGACAAAGAATTAACCTTGTTAGCAATAGGTGAATCTATAACAATATAAATTTATAAATAGTACTATCATGAAAACAGTAAAAATTATTTTAGGAATTATCATAACATTGTCTATTGCTTTTTTTGCTACAGGGTTAATAATTAAAGAATTAAATTATGAATCTAAAGTAACTATTAATAAACCAGTAGAAGAAGTTTTTGCTATTTTTAATAATGATGAAAATTTATCAAAATGGATTCCTGAAATTAAATCTATTAAAGAAATCAATAAAGTTGATGGAATGGTAGGTAGTACCTACGCAGTTACAGTGATAAGTCAAGGGCAAGAAATGACTCTAGAAGAAAAGGTGTTAGCATATGAACCGAATAAAAAAGTAAAGTTAATGTTCAATGGAGGAGGAATGCTTAAAACAGACGACTATATATTTGAAAGTAATGGAGGTAATACTATAATTAAGCTAAAGGCAAACTGTAAAAGTACAGGGTTTATTTTAGGATGTATGTTACCATTTGTGAAAGGGAAGTTACAGGAACAAGACCAACAATATCTTACTAATTTTAAAGAGTTTGTAGAAAAAAACTAATGATAAAAGCAAACTATAAACAGTACCTGTTAAATTTTAAACAAGCAAGTGGAACTTCACGAGGTGTTTTAAGAACTAAAGAAACGTGGTTTATAATTCTTGAAGAAGAGGGAAAGAAAGGCTATGGAGAGTGTGGTTTGTTTAGAGGGTTGAGTATAGATGACACTCTTGATTATGAACAAAAATTAAAGTGGGCATGTTCAAACATTAATTTAGGGGTAGAAAAACTCTTAAGTAGCTTAATTGAATACCCGTCTATTCAATTTGGACTTGAACAAGCATTTCTATCATTAAATAGTTCTAACCCTTTTGAATTATTTCCATCAAATTTCACTGAAGGGAAAAGTGAAATTTCTATTAACGGTTTAATTTGGATGGGAGACAAAACATTTATGCAACAACAAATTAAAGATAAGTTGCAACAAGGGTTTACTACTATAAAAATGAAAATAGGGGCAATAGATTTTGAAACAGAAATCGCATTGTTAAAATCGATAAGAAAAGAGTTTTCTCCTAATGAAATAGAGCTACGTGTTGATGCTAATGGGGCGTTTAAACCTGAAAATGCATTAGATAAATTGCAAAGATTATCTGAATTAAAAATGCATTCTATTGAACAACCTATTAAACAAGGACAATGGCAAGAAATGGCTAACTTATGTAAAAAAACACCTTTGCCAATTGCTCTAGATGAAGAATTAATTGGCGTTTTTTCAGAAGAAAAAAAGCAAAAATGTATTGAAACTATACAACCACAATACATTATCTTAAAACCAAGTTTGGTAGGTGGTATAAAAGGTAGTAATGAATGGATTAAGATAGCAGAAAAATACAACGCTGGTAACTGGATAACAAGTGCGTTAGAAAGTAATATAGGGTTGAATGCTATAGCTCAATGGACGTTTACATTAAATAATCCATTACCCCAAGGATTAGGAACTGGAAGTTTATTTACGAACAATTTTGAGAGTCCTTTAGAAGTGAAAAATGGAAGTTTACAATATGTTACTAACAAAAAATGGAATTTTAAAATATAGAATATGAATTTTATACAGCAGGCATATAAAGGAGAAAATAAATGGTATTTGTATATACTTGTTATTTTTATTGTTTTTTTTGGTTGGCAATTTTTAGGTGTAATGCCTTTAGCGTTAACAGCAATTCTCCATTCAGCTGATGTTGCTGAATTTACCCAAGCAGCTAATGATAATTTTATGACATTAGATATAAATAAAAACTTGTTTTTATTTATGATGATAGTAATGTTTGCTTTGGGATTACTTTTTTTGTTTATAGGAATCAAGTTTGTTCATAAAAGACCTGTAAAAACAATAGTAACAAGTAGAAACAAAATTGATTGGAAACGTTTTTGGTTTGGTTTTTTTACTTGGGGAATTATTTCATCATTAGTAATTGGAGTTGGTATTTTATTAGAACCAGAGAGTTATGTATGGAATTTTAATGCCGTACCTTTTTTTACTTTAGTAGCTATATCCTTTTTGTTTTTACCAATACAAACTAGTTTTGAAGAACTTCTTTTTAGAGGTTATTTTATGCAGGCTTTAGGAATTTTAGTAAAAAATAGATGGCTTCCTTTACTTATAACATCAGTAGCCTTTGGTTTATTACATGGGGCTAACCCTGAAGTTGAAAAATTAGGGGCTGTTTCTATGGTGTTTTATATTGGAACTGGGTTGTTTTTTGGAATAACAACATTAATGGACGAAGGAACTGAGTTGGCTTTAGGGCTACATGCCATTAATAATATCGTAGCAGCATTTTTTGTAACGACAGATTGGACAGTTTTTCAAACAAATGCATTATTTATAGATACCTCTGAGCCTTCAGTTGGATTGGAGATGTTTCTTCCAGTATTTGTTTTGTATCCTTTAATGTTAATATTCTTTTCTAAAAAATATGGATGGAATAACTGGAAAGATAAACTTGTAGGAAAGATAAGTGCTCCAGCAGGTGATGAAGTATTAGAAGACATAGGCAAAGTAAATTAATATGAATATTGATTTTCAGTTAAATAGTCGAAGTTTTACAGATGTGGAGGAATTATTAGAGTATTCTAAAAGTTTATCTGTTGATAGTTATCATTTTTTCTCTAATTGGTTTAATGATGAAGATTTTATTGTAGTACAAACTTCTGGATCAACAGGTACTCCTAAATCTATACAATTAAAGAAAGAGCACATGCGTAATTCAGCTATAGCTACTGGAACTTTTTTTAATTTAAAAGAAAAAACTACAGCGCTTTTATGCATGTCTACTAACTATATAGCAGGAAAAATGATGTTGGTAAGAGCATTAACTTTAGGTTGGCATATTGATGTGGTTGAACCAAAATCTAATCCACTTGATGGTATTGATAAAGTTTATGATTTTTCTGCAATGGTACCTTTACAGTTACAGGCATCTTTGAATGAAATATATAGAGTGAAGAAATTAATAGTTGGTGGTGGTGTAGTTTCAACTGATTTAGTAGAAAAAATACAAGGAATCTCTACAGAGGTTTTTGCTACTTATGGTATGACTGAAACTATCACGCATATTGCTGTTAAAAAGTTAAATAATTTTTCTTCATCGAAAAATAGACCTGAACAATCTTTTTATAAAACATTACCTAATGTACTTGTACAAAAAGATGAAAGGCAATGTTTAGTAATTAAAGCATCCAAAGTATCAGAAGAAATAATAATAACGAATGATGTTATAAAATTAATATCTGAAACTGAATTTGAATGGTTAGGACGGTATGATAATGTTATTAATTCTGGAGGAGTAAAATTACATCCTGAAGTAATAGAAGAAAAACTTTCGAATATTTTATCACAGCGTTTTTTTGTAGCTGGAGTTTCAGATACTGTTTTAGGAGAAAAGTTAATTTTAATTGTTGAGGGGAAGAAATGTAGGTTAGATTTAGATAAAAACATTTTATTATCTAAATATGAGTACCCAAAAGAAGTGTATTTTATTTCTGAATTTATAGAAACAGAAACAAAAAAAATCCAACGTAAAAAAACATTGGATTTACTATTTTAAGGATAAGTTTTTTACTTTTTTATGAAAGGATAATCAGTATAGCCTCTTGTGTCTCCACCGCCAAATAATGTGTGATTATCAATCATTTCGTTCATTTTTAAATTCATTTCAACTCTTTTTGGGTAATCAGGATTGGTTAAAAATCTTCTACCAAAACCAACTAAATCAACTAAGTTTTCTTTTAATAACTCATCAGCTTCTTCTGGAGTTTTATTTCCAGTAGCTATAATAGTTTTACTAAATATATTTCTTAATTCTTTTCTAAAGTTGATTGGAATTTGAGGAGCATCATCCCAATCAGCTTCACATAAATGAATATAAGTTATACCTATTTTTTCTAGCTTTTTAGCAGCTAACATTATTATTTCTAAAATCTCCGGATCATTCATATCTTTAAAACTTATAAAAGGTGATAAGCGAACACCAGTTTTATCAGTTCCAATTTCATTTACCACTGCGTGAGTTATTTCACTTAAAATACGAATCCTATTTTCTTTACTTCCCCCATATTTATCTTTTCTAATGTTAGAGTTACTTCTTAAAAATTGGTCTATTAAATACCCATTAGCTCCATGGATTTCAACACCGTCAAATCCAGCATCTATAGCATTTTTAGCAGCTATTTTAAACTCTTCAATAACTTGTTTAATATCATTTGGGTTCATTTCTTTTGGTTCTTCAACAGGAATAAAAGTTGCGTCACCATTAGGAGCACCATCAAAAATGTAGACATTGGTTTCTTTGGCTATTTTTGAAGATGGGCCAATAGGTTGTAATCCATTTACTCTTGAACTTGATACTCTACCTACATGCCATAATTGTAAAAATATTTTACTTCCTTTTTTGTGTACTTCTTCAGTAATTAATTTCCATCCTTTAATTTGTTCAGGGGTATAAATCCCTGGAGTTTTAGCATATCCCTTTGCTTGTAAGGAAATTTGAGTAGCTTCAGTAATAATAATACCAGCAGAAGTTCGCTGTCCATAATAAGTAGCCATTAATTTATTAGGAATGTCACCAGGTTGGGCAGCTCTTGAACGAGTCATAGGTGCCATTAAAAAACGATTTTTTAATGAGATTCCATTCATATTATATGGTGTAAATAAAGTAGTTTTCATTTTTGTATTAGGATTTGTTAGTACAAAGTTATGTCGTGTAATTAGTGGTATTGATGTATAAATTCATTATATATTTGTATAAATATGTGAATAGCTTATGGCAACAAGATTTAATCTAGAAAAATCATTAGATGTACTAGAGTTTACTTCAATTAATGAGTGGGGACATCCTAAGCATAAACATAATTTTTTTGAGCTTACCTTTATTTTAAAGGGAAAAGGGAAACATGTACTAAATGAAAGTATAATTAATTATAAAGAAGGAGATTTGTTTTTTTTAACACCTAAAGATGAGCACGAGTTTTTAATTTCTGAAACGACTAAATTTGGAATTATAAAGTTTACTGAGCAACTATTTATTGAAAAAACAGAATTCTTTTCTAATACTAGTTGGAAGAATCGAGTTGAGAGTGTAATTTTTCATACCAATACAATTACTGGAAATATTGTAAAAAATGATGTTGATAGAAAACAATTGTTTGCTTTATATGAACTAATTAAAACAGAAATAAAAAATACGTCTGTTTATAGTAGAAATGTATTACTTGAATTATTTGGTGCTTTACTTATTATTGTTTCAAGGAATATAAAGGCAAGCTTTGATTTATCTGATAACATAATCCTTTCAAAGAAAGAAAGAATAGAAAATATATTAAGTTACATACGTCAAAACATACTTGATAAAGAAAAAATTAAAATAAAAACAATAGCAAAAGAGTTTAATATGTCTCCTAATTATGTAAGTGTATTTATAAAAAAAGAAGCTGGTATTTCCATTCAGAACTATGTAACGAATTCGAAGATGAAAATAGCTGAGCGTTTATTAAAACAAACAAACTTAAATATGTCAGAAATAGCAGAAAAAATAGGGTTTGTTGATTCGAGTCATTTTAATAAAACTTTTAAAAAATATTTTGGTAAAAACCCTAGTGAGTATAATTAATTAAAGTTTTAAAAAACTTCAAAACGATATTCATTTTCATAGGTTTTATTTACAGAAAGTTCTTGAATTCCCTCTTTAGTTGAATAAACTTGATCTGTATTTTCATTATCCGCAATACCCATCCATGGTTCAAAACAAATGAAAGGAGTGTTTGTTTTTTTTGTCCAGAAGGCTAAATATCTCCAATTAGGAATATGTAAATGTATTCCATGATTATGTTTTTTAGACTTTAAAGAAACCTTTTTTGATTCAATTCCTTCAAACATTAAAGCATCATTTTTGAATAAATCATAAGATAGATCTATTTGTTGTTCAAGATTTATTGTTTTAGAAATATTATTTCTGAATCCAGTTTGTGGGTTTAAAAACAATTGGGTAGGTTTCTCTGCTTTTTCAAATTCAAGGTAATAATCGTTAAAAGAAGTTCCTTTAACAAGAGGACAATTAAAAGCTGGATGTGCGCCAATAGAAAAAAATATTGTTGTATCGTCAACATTAATGACTTTGTAATTAACTAACACTTGATTTTTTTTCAATTCATAACTAACTTGTAGGGTGAATTTAAATGGGTAGTTAATTAGTGTTTCTTTTGAATAAGTAAGTTCAAAAGTAATTTTAGAAGTAGTTTTATTAACAATAGAAAACTCTAAGTCTCTAGCAAACCCATGTTGAGGTAATTCATAAAATTCACCATTTATTTTATAGGTATTACCTTTTAATTTACCAACAATTGGAAATAAAATAGGAGCATGACGTTTCCAAAAAGTTGCATCACCATTCCATAAATAATTTAACTTAGTTTCTTTAGAGTATATTTTAGTTAGCTCTGCACCTAATTTTTTAAATTGAATAGTTAGATATTCGTTTTCTAATGTAATCATTATTTTAATAAACAGATTTTAATTAAAGGTATAAAATAAAAACATAAACACCTTAGTAATGTTTGGTGTTTATGTTTTTAACACATATTAATATTGAATTGTGCATACTTTATAAAGTAAAGATAGTGGTATAAATAAGTTGATTAAGTTTTTATTCCAATTTAAACTTCCCTATATGATTAGCAATATCTCCACCAATGTATATGTAACCATTATGTTCTTCAATTGAACTGGCTTCAGCTACAAATTTACCTGTAGTATCATAATATGTTTTTAATATATCTCCTTTTTTACTTACGTGCATAATCATTCCAAAAGAAGCTACTTTAGGTTGTAACCAAAGAGGAAGGCCATAAACAATTTTCTTAAGTAGTGGGCTAGGCTGTATCTTATCTAACATATCATCTCTTTTAGTAGAAAAACCAAGCCAAAAACTACCATCTTTCCTTCTTGAAATTCCGTTTGGAAATCCAGGTAAATTTTCTAAAAAGATATCTGTTTTCCCTTTATTATCACCTTTCAGCCAGTATCTAATTATACGATATTTAGTTAAGTCTACCATTAAAACAAACTCATCATTTTCAGATACAGCAACCCCATTACCAAAATAAGAGCCATCAATTAAAGTCTTAACATTTTTTGTAATTGGATTAAAACTATAAAGACCACCATCTGGCTTAACTTCCATTAAGATTTTCCAAATATGTTTTCTGCTAAAGGATATTTTTGATGATGTATTTGAAAAATAAATGATTCCATCGCTTGCAATATCTACATCATTAGGGATTATAAATTTATTACCTTTTTCATCTTCTTTGGCTAAAGTTGTTATTTGGCCTTTTTTATCAATACTTATTAGTCCTCTTTTTAAATCGCAGGCTATGAGGTTTTCATTTTTATCAAAATGTAATCCAGCTACCCAAGATTGAGTATTACAAAAAACGGATATTTTTCCTGTAGTGTCAATTTTTAAAATTCTCCCATCTGTGAAATCTGTTTCTGTAATATGAACACCACAATATAGATTTCCTTGGCTATCTATTGCTATGTCTTCAGGTCCGTACCAACCATTTAAATTTACTTTTTTTGTTGTTTTTAGTAATTCGTTTTTTGAGAAAACACCGTTAAATTTAGGGTTTACTGGTGGCTTCCAAGCAGAAGGTTTTAGAGAACAAGCTTTAAATAAAATACTAGTTATAAAAAGAACTATTGCGGTGGTAATTGATACTTTAATTATAGAAGTAAACTTCATTGTATTTTTGTTTTAGATTTATTAAAACAAAGAAACAATAGGTATAAAGTACCTGCATTGATATTTGTTAAGAAATAGTAATTTCCTTTCTAACTCTACTAAGAGATTCAGGCGCAATTCCAAGAAAACTTGCTATTTGATGTTGCGGTACTCTTTGGACAATTTTTTTATTATACTTTTTTATAAAATCTAAGTATTTCTCTTTAGCGGTTTTTGTTTGCATAGTAGAAGTTCTCTCAAGAGCACACAAATAATTTTTTTCAGCTAAAATTCTACCTAACTTTTCAAAATTTGCTGATTTGGTATATAATTCCGACAAAGAATAATATGATAATTCATAAACGCAACTATCTTCAATAGTTTCTAAAATTTCTAAAGAAGGAGTTTGATTTATAAAGCTAGAAAATATAGATATGAATTGGTTATCACATGAAAAATAAGAATTGATTTCTTTGCCATCTAGAAAATAATAAGACCTTAGTAATCCAGAATCAATAAAATATAAGTTTTTAGCAATACTTCCTTCTTTAATGATTAATGTTTTAGCTTTTACGTCTCTCTTTTTTAAAAGAGATTTAAAAACACCCCACTCATTATCTGTTAAACCAATAAGTTCTTCTAGTATTTTATGTAATTCATTCATTTTTGAATAAAATCTAGTTTGTTAATAACAATGCAATTTTCTTTATAAAGAATAGCTACTATTAAAACTATTACTTTAATAGTAGCTATCCTATTCTGGTTCCGTTTTTAATATTTCGTTCAGGAGCTATAAGAGTTACTTCCTTATTCTCACCAATTCCACCTAAAACTAAACATTCACTCATCATAGTTGCTATTTGTTTTTTAGGAAAATTAATAACAGCAATTACTTGATTACCAATTAATTCTTCAGGGGTATATAGTTTTGTTATTTGAGCTGACGTTTTCTTGATTCCATATTCACCAAAATCTATTTGCATTTTGTAAGCAGGATTTTTAACTTCTTTAAATATTTCTGCAGTTATAATAGTACCAATTCGCATTTCAACTTTTGTGAAATCACTCCATGTTAATTCGTTATTTTGAATGTTATTCATTGTTTGTGTTTTAAGCTATTTTATTAGTACAAGTATTTATAGTTTATATATTTAATAATCTTTTAGCAGCGCTAAACGGTGATGTTTTTCCATTTTCTAATTTTGAAATTTCAGTACTTAGTAATTTTGAAACTTCTGGGTTGTTGTAAAAATTTGCTTTTAATTGTTGGTTAATGGTTTCTAATAACCAATATTTATTTTGAATATTTCTTTTTGATTTAAAAAAAGAAGTGCTTTTAGCCTCAGAAATATAATCATTGATCATTTTATAAATATTATCAATTCCTTGATGTTTAAGAGCACTTGCTACTAAAACTTTAGGAACCCATCCATTTTCTTTAGGAGGGTATAAATGAAGTGCTCTAGTAAACTCAACTTTGGCAATTTTAGCATTTTTAGCATTATCTCCATCGGCCTTATTAATAACAATTGCATCTGCCATTTCAATAATACCACGTTTTATTCCTTGAAGTTCATCACCAGCACCAGCTAATTTTAAAAGTAAAAAGAAATCTACCATAGAATGTACAGCAGTTTCTGATTGTCCAACACCAACAGTTTCTATAATTATACTATCAAAACCAGCAGCTTCACATAAAATAATACTTTCTCGAGTTTTTTGAGCCACACCACCCAATGAAGTTCCAGAAGGAGAAGGGCGTATAAAAGCGTTTTTATCGGTAACTAACTCTTCCATTCTAGTTTTATCTCCTAAAATACTACCTTTATTTATAGAACTGCTTGGATCTACAGCTAATACAGCAACCTTTTTACCTAAGGAAGTTAAATGTTTTCCAAATGACTCAATAAAAGTACTTTTCCCTACACCTGGAACCCCAGTAATACCAATCCTAACAGAGTTATTGGCATGAGGTAAACAAGCATCTAAAATTTCATTGGCTTTTTTTTGGTGCTTTGGATTAGTGCTTTCAATCAAGGTAATGGCTCTACTTAAAAAAGTAATATCACCAGCTAAAATGTTTTTTATAAATTTATTAGCAGAAGTTTGTTTTCTTCTGTTTAATTTAATTTTTTGAGCAGATTTTTTACTGGTAGTTTCAGGTTGAGAAACTCCATCTTTTTCAGAGAGTGCCGATTTGTTTTTTTTAATCATTAAAGTAAAAACGAATTATTAATGTAAATTTAAAAATAAATTTTTAGCTAAAATGCAACACTCCTAAAAAAGAATCGTCTTTAGGGCAAGAAATTAAAAATGAAACCAACTAAACAGCTACATCAATCTATTATTGAGGCTTGTAAGCAAAATAATGCAAAGGCACAAATGCAGTTGTATGATTTGTATTATGAAGCTATGTATACAGTAGCGTTGAGGTATGTAAAAGATTCTTTTGAAGCAGAAGATATAATGCAAGATGCCTTTATTAAAGCTTTTAGAAAAATATATTTATATAAAGAAGAAGTCGCTTTTGGAGCTTGGTTAAAAAGAATTGTAATTAATCAAAGTATTGATTGGTTAAAAAAAAGGAAGTTAACTCTAGTTTCTATAAATGAAGAAGTAACTTCGATAGAAGAAAATGATGATTGGAACGTAGGGATGAATATATCGTATAATGATATTGTTAGTAGTATAGATAAATTAAAAGAAAAATATAGAGTTGTGTTAAGTTTATATTTATTAGAAGGATATGATCATAAAGAAATTTCTCAGATTTTAGAAATATCAGAAGTTACTTCTAGAACACATTTAATGAGAGGAAAGAAAAAGGTGCAAGAACAATTAAAAAACGTGTATTATGGATAAAGATATTAGAGATATATTAAAAAATAATACAAATAATAATGTTGAAATATCATCTAAACATCGTGTACGATTTCAACAAAAATTATTGAGTGAATTACACGAAAAACCAAGTAAGGTAAAAAAATATAAGTGGTTATATGTTGCAGCATCAATTGTTTTGTTAGTAGGAGTAGGAATCAAATTTTCTACAACAAACATTGAAGGAGAATCTTTACCAAAAATAACAAATTCAGTAGAGTTAAATAATGATTCACAAATTAGTTTAGGAAGCATCTCTCCTGAATTAAAAACAATAGAATCATATTACATAAATACAATTAATTACGAATTAAGTCAGTTAGAATTAACAAAAGAAAATAAAGAATTATTTGATGGTTATTTAACCCAATTAGGGTTGTTAACTAAAGAATATAAGTCGTTAACCCAAGAGCTCAACAAAAAAGGAATTAACGATGATACTATCAATGCATTGATTGGAAACTTGCAAATGCGTTTACAGCTGTTAAAACGTATGCAAAAACAATTACATGAATTTAAAAATCCAAATCAAAATGACACTCAAACCATTTAAAATAAGTGTATTTTTATTACTGATAACAAGTTCCTTGTTGGCTCAGAAAGTAGAAAAAAAGTTTAATGAAAAATTTTATACTAATAAAGATGTAGAAATAGATATTAATGCTTCAAATGCTGAAATAGAGGTGACTACCTGGAATAAAAATGAAGTTGCTGTAGAGGCTACAATTGAAATAGAAGGTATAGATAAAAAAGAAGCAGAAAAGTATTTGAAAAGATGGAACTTTGAAGCTTTAGGTAATAAAAGTACTGTTAAGATAAAAGCAAATAGTAATAGCTTTCACTCAATAGGGAATGATAATATATTTTTTTATAATTCATCTGGGAATACTAATTTTCCTAAAGGAACAGTATACAACTTAAGCAATAATAATGATCATAATTTATTTGTGCTTCCTGAAATAGAACTGGAAGATTTTAACATTGACATTGATGATGCTATGAAGGGGCTAGAGAATATTGAATTTGATTTTGATAAATATTCAAAAGATGGAGATACTTATTTTTTTCAATGGAAAGATGGAGTGAATAATGTTACTATAAAATCAAAAAAGGAATGGGAAAAGTTTAAAAAAACGAAAGAATATAAAAAGTTTAAGAAACAGCAAGAAAAAAGAAAAAAAACATTAAAAAAACGTTCAAAAGCATTAAAAAAGAAACGCTTAGAAAAAAGAGAGGCGTTAGCAAAAGCAAGAAAAGAGCTTAGAAAGATTAATAGGGTTGAAGTGAAAAAAGCATTAGAATTAGCGAGAAAACAGCTTAAAAACACTCAATTAAGTTACTCATACATTACTAATAGTAAAGGAAATGATTTAATGATTAATGGAAAGAAAGTTAAAATAGTAAAAAAAATAAAAGTAAAGGTTCCTAAGAATGCCACATTTAATTTAAATACTCGCCATTGCAAGGTTAAATTACCTAAAACAAAGGTAAACGGAAAAGTAAGTTATGGTAACTTCAAAGCAGATGCTTTAAACGGAGGTAAATTGAATATTTCGTTTTCACCAGTAAAAATTAATTCATTAAATACAAGTACATTGTTTTTAAATAATGTAACCGATGCTAAAATAGCATCGGTTACTAACACAGTTGTAAATTCAAAATCTTCT belongs to Tenacibaculum sp. MAR_2010_89 and includes:
- a CDS encoding SMP-30/gluconolactonase/LRE family protein codes for the protein MKFTSIIKVSITTAIVLFITSILFKACSLKPSAWKPPVNPKFNGVFSKNELLKTTKKVNLNGWYGPEDIAIDSQGNLYCGVHITETDFTDGRILKIDTTGKISVFCNTQSWVAGLHFDKNENLIACDLKRGLISIDKKGQITTLAKEDEKGNKFIIPNDVDIASDGIIYFSNTSSKISFSRKHIWKILMEVKPDGGLYSFNPITKNVKTLIDGSYFGNGVAVSENDEFVLMVDLTKYRIIRYWLKGDNKGKTDIFLENLPGFPNGISRRKDGSFWLGFSTKRDDMLDKIQPSPLLKKIVYGLPLWLQPKVASFGMIMHVSKKGDILKTYYDTTGKFVAEASSIEEHNGYIYIGGDIANHIGKFKLE
- a CDS encoding alkene reductase — encoded protein: MKTTLFTPYNMNGISLKNRFLMAPMTRSRAAQPGDIPNKLMATYYGQRTSAGIIITEATQISLQAKGYAKTPGIYTPEQIKGWKLITEEVHKKGSKIFLQLWHVGRVSSSRVNGLQPIGPSSKIAKETNVYIFDGAPNGDATFIPVEEPKEMNPNDIKQVIEEFKIAAKNAIDAGFDGVEIHGANGYLIDQFLRSNSNIRKDKYGGSKENRIRILSEITHAVVNEIGTDKTGVRLSPFISFKDMNDPEILEIIMLAAKKLEKIGITYIHLCEADWDDAPQIPINFRKELRNIFSKTIIATGNKTPEEADELLKENLVDLVGFGRRFLTNPDYPKRVEMNLKMNEMIDNHTLFGGGDTRGYTDYPFIKK
- a CDS encoding Crp/Fnr family transcriptional regulator; this encodes MNELHKILEELIGLTDNEWGVFKSLLKKRDVKAKTLIIKEGSIAKNLYFIDSGLLRSYYFLDGKEINSYFSCDNQFISIFSSFINQTPSLEILETIEDSCVYELSYYSLSELYTKSANFEKLGRILAEKNYLCALERTSTMQTKTAKEKYLDFIKKYNKKIVQRVPQHQIASFLGIAPESLSRVRKEITIS
- a CDS encoding aldose 1-epimerase family protein, with protein sequence MITLENEYLTIQFKKLGAELTKIYSKETKLNYLWNGDATFWKRHAPILFPIVGKLKGNTYKINGEFYELPQHGFARDLEFSIVNKTTSKITFELTYSKETLINYPFKFTLQVSYELKKNQVLVNYKVINVDDTTIFFSIGAHPAFNCPLVKGTSFNDYYLEFEKAEKPTQLFLNPQTGFRNNISKTINLEQQIDLSYDLFKNDALMFEGIESKKVSLKSKKHNHGIHLHIPNWRYLAFWTKKTNTPFICFEPWMGIADNENTDQVYSTKEGIQELSVNKTYENEYRFEVF
- a CDS encoding AraC family transcriptional regulator, producing the protein MATRFNLEKSLDVLEFTSINEWGHPKHKHNFFELTFILKGKGKHVLNESIINYKEGDLFFLTPKDEHEFLISETTKFGIIKFTEQLFIEKTEFFSNTSWKNRVESVIFHTNTITGNIVKNDVDRKQLFALYELIKTEIKNTSVYSRNVLLELFGALLIIVSRNIKASFDLSDNIILSKKERIENILSYIRQNILDKEKIKIKTIAKEFNMSPNYVSVFIKKEAGISIQNYVTNSKMKIAERLLKQTNLNMSEIAEKIGFVDSSHFNKTFKKYFGKNPSEYN
- a CDS encoding tRNA-binding protein, translating into MNNIQNNELTWSDFTKVEMRIGTIITAEIFKEVKNPAYKMQIDFGEYGIKKTSAQITKLYTPEELIGNQVIAVINFPKKQIATMMSECLVLGGIGENKEVTLIAPERNIKNGTRIG